In one window of Microbacterium profundi DNA:
- a CDS encoding zinc-ribbon domain-containing protein: MLRADRFDALRFRTLWAILTEAYADGTLRPPEVALESDWRFSADHHGGAIVYPSALVLYELLEDPRVLGDVLDPRNDLDAVESKLAMLVEDAVRGRWEPELVRRIRYSLRSDFYRVALATTPGWHDGPCTNYPPPRVAPHDRDLSTIDFRRWPTERAGIAPGFPGFDCAKSPLYIVPEDGSRFRYEFWYEVRGRRFEELKRGQSELSTWICRAGHLSRALLGTRNRSGRMGCGLCVGREAVPGVTDIATTHPDAFESWDHGANLVRGLRYWEQTAGRDRVAAWRCNEGHTFERPINKFLADSHCTRCEVPNQRRVNLRLEFTEFLPWWDHERNADHDLEHFAMYWDVVAWRCPKDNHPFKYTLQDLQRRGGRCPVCTHRQLVPGVNDLQTLNPDVAEEFSLALNGGITPDQVWPATPTSYLWVCKKKGHVYPCSPRERTVLGIGCTQCTGRQITRGETDFGTIRPNVAARWHAIANGSLTPFDVHPGSPRLVYWTCLCDKPYKSEVRYMRVDRYCRRCTDELRRWAKEQGVGLDQLSTGQDVEMRDENDRAA, encoded by the coding sequence ATGCTACGTGCCGACCGTTTCGACGCTCTCCGCTTCCGAACGCTTTGGGCAATCCTCACTGAAGCCTACGCGGATGGCACACTGAGGCCGCCGGAGGTTGCTCTCGAGTCGGACTGGCGTTTCAGCGCCGACCATCATGGGGGCGCCATCGTGTATCCGTCCGCCCTTGTTCTGTATGAACTCCTCGAAGACCCCAGGGTGCTCGGCGACGTCTTGGACCCGAGGAACGATCTTGACGCCGTCGAGTCGAAGCTGGCCATGCTCGTCGAAGATGCTGTGCGCGGGCGTTGGGAGCCGGAGCTGGTGCGCAGGATCCGGTACAGCTTGAGATCGGACTTCTACCGCGTTGCGCTCGCCACCACGCCCGGCTGGCACGACGGGCCGTGCACGAACTATCCGCCTCCTCGCGTCGCTCCGCACGACCGTGACCTCTCAACCATCGACTTTCGTCGATGGCCGACGGAACGAGCGGGCATCGCGCCGGGTTTCCCCGGCTTCGACTGTGCGAAGTCGCCGCTGTACATCGTCCCGGAAGACGGCTCGAGGTTTCGGTACGAGTTCTGGTACGAAGTGCGGGGACGACGTTTCGAGGAACTGAAACGAGGTCAGAGTGAGCTGTCGACGTGGATCTGCAGAGCGGGCCACCTATCCCGTGCTCTGCTGGGCACTCGAAATCGGTCGGGAAGAATGGGGTGCGGACTTTGTGTTGGACGCGAAGCAGTTCCGGGAGTGACTGACATCGCAACCACACACCCCGATGCCTTCGAGTCTTGGGACCACGGTGCCAACCTTGTGCGCGGCCTCAGATACTGGGAGCAAACGGCTGGCCGGGATCGGGTGGCGGCTTGGCGGTGCAACGAGGGGCACACGTTCGAGCGACCCATTAACAAATTCCTGGCGGATTCGCACTGCACACGCTGTGAGGTTCCGAACCAGCGACGGGTCAATTTGAGGTTGGAGTTCACGGAGTTCCTCCCATGGTGGGATCACGAGCGGAACGCCGACCATGACCTCGAACACTTCGCGATGTACTGGGACGTCGTAGCCTGGCGATGTCCGAAAGACAACCATCCGTTCAAGTACACGCTCCAAGACCTACAACGGCGGGGTGGGCGCTGTCCGGTGTGTACACACCGCCAGCTCGTCCCCGGCGTGAACGACCTGCAGACCCTAAATCCGGACGTGGCAGAGGAGTTCTCGTTAGCGTTGAACGGGGGGATAACGCCCGACCAAGTCTGGCCGGCGACGCCGACGTCTTACCTGTGGGTGTGCAAGAAAAAGGGCCACGTCTATCCGTGCTCGCCACGCGAGCGCACGGTCCTCGGTATCGGATGTACTCAGTGCACCGGAAGACAGATCACTCGCGGCGAAACAGATTTCGGAACTATCCGACCCAACGTCGCCGCTCGCTGGCACGCAATCGCGAACGGATCGCTCACGCCCTTCGACGTGCACCCAGGCTCACCCCGGCTTGTGTACTGGACTTGTCTCTGCGACAAACCGTACAAGTCGGAGGTTCGGTACATGAGAGTGGATCGCTACTGCCGGAGGTGCACTGACGAGCTTCGCAGGTGGGCGAAAGAGCAGGGCGTCGGCCTGGATCAGTTATCCACAGGCCAGGATGTCGAGATGCGCGACGAGAATGACCGAGCGGCGTGA